The Benincasa hispida cultivar B227 chromosome 11, ASM972705v1, whole genome shotgun sequence genome has a segment encoding these proteins:
- the LOC120091489 gene encoding probable homogentisate phytyltransferase 2, chloroplastic, which translates to MASSLLTMAATAPGSQSFDTSSFGKRKIPIKPLNFRPSPLLSRGSFSLFTSSQTPPCYRSPRLREVSSQAIAKEYGCGEEAKTQQIWDFGRALWTFLRPHTFYGTLVASCSLAARVWIENPNLMKWSIITKALCGLVELLCGNSYIVGINQIYDVDIDKVNKPYLPIAAGNITKKEAWFLTTSFLMVGLSLAMLNSGPFLSSLYCFALLLGTLYTVPPFRLKRFPIAAFICIALVRGFLVNFGVYYASRSVLGLPFQWSSPVAFITTFVTLFGLVIALTKDLSDIEGDRKYKITTFATKLGVRRLAFLGSGILLLNYVAAILAAIFMPQAFKLSILIPTHAIMAVSLIFQTRVLDQEKYTKEAASNFYMFLWKLFYAEYLIFPFI; encoded by the exons ATGGCTTCGTCTTTGTTAACAATGGCGGCCACTGCCCCTGGTTCTCAGAGCTTTGATACGTCGTCGTTTGGTAAACGTAAAATACCAATTAAACCCCTCAACTTTCGACCCTCTCCGTTGCTCTCTCGAGGCTCTTTTAGTCTATTTACAAGCTCCCAAACACCTCCTTGTTATCGTTCTCCACGTCTTCGG GAGGTGAGCAGCCAAGCAATAGCCAAGGAATATGGCTGTGGTGAAGAAGCAAAAACACAACAAATTTGGGATTTTGGAAGGGCATTATGGACCTTTCTCAGGCCTCACACCTTCTATGGAACTCTTGTGGCTTCATG TTCATTGGCGGCTAGAGTGTGGATTGAAAATCCAAATCTAATGAAGTGGTCAATTATAACAAAAGCACTTTGCGGTCTAGTGGAGTTGTTATGTGGAAATAGTTATATCGTCGGCATCAACCAGATTTATGACGTCGATATTGACAA AGTGAACAAGCCATATTTGCCCATAGCGGCGGGAAATATCACAAAGAAAGAAGCCTGGTTCCTAACGACGTCGTTTTTGATGGTTGGGCTATCATTGGCCATGCTTAATTCAGGCCCATTCCTCAGTTCTTTGTATTGTTTCGCTCTATTACTTGGAACTCTTTACACTGTTCCTCCTTTTAGATTGAAGAGATTCCCCATTGCTGCTTTCATCTGCATTGCTTTG GTAAGAGGTTTTCTCGTAAACTTTGGTGTATATTATGCATCAAGATCTGTTCTTGGACTTCCATTCCAATGGAG CTCACCTGTGGCCTTTATCACCACATTTGTTACACTTTTTGGTTTGGTCATTGCTCTAACAAAAGATCTTTCCGACATAGAAGGTGATCGCAA ATATAAAATAACAACTTTTGCTACAAAGCTTGGAGTAAGAAGGTTGGCGTTTCTTGGTTCAGGGATCCTTCTTCTGAACTATGTTGCTGCCATTTTGGCTGCCATTTTTATGCCTCAG gcTTTCAAGCTAAGCATATTGATACCAACTCATGCAATTATGGCAGTGAGTCTTATTTTTCAG aCAAGAGTATTAGATCAAGAAAAATACACCAAG GAAGCAGCTTCAAACTTTTACATGTTCTTGTGGAAGCTGTTCTATGCTGAATATTTGATCTTCCCTTTTATATAG